The window AACAGCGCCTCATGCCCGCTACTGTCATCCCAGAGAGGAGCACCTGCTGCCTTTGCATGTCTGCTGCGGCATTGCACAGGGGGCCTGCGCCAAGTCATTCAGTCTGGAGCTGCTGGGTAAGAAGACCAGCATGTTCTTGTGGTGATTGCATGAGCGCATTGATGCAGAGCGGAGGACCACCATCCCGGCGTTTGAAGCAGGCGTATCTGGCATCGCTGGAGGAGACGCAGGAGCTGCTGCTGGAGGAACTGGGGCGGGGTGGTCAGGTCTGGACCATGGGGGACTGGGCCTACGCGGTCGTCAGCGGTGGGACGTTGGTAGAATTCTACGTGTCCGATGAAAGGCAGCAGGATGCCGGATTGTTCTTCCGCAGGGTTATTGAGGCTGGTGGCGTCACAGAGGTGCTGTGTAAATCGTTCAACGCTCTTTTGCTGCAGACCTTGGGGAGCGCTGTTGCCCGGGCAGAAACCGTTGGCCTGCTGTTCCGACGCATTGCCGACGCGGCCTTTGTGTCCATGCGGAATCATGCCTTCCGGCAGGGGGCCGCGGCGGATGTTGATGCCATTTTCGTCTTCAACGACGGCTTTTTCGCCGGATGTGAAGAAATAGCCAGATATGTCGAAGCGGGGCGTCTGTATGTGCTGGAGTCGCCGGAAGGAATGCTGGGGTGCGGCATCGTGACCCCTGTGCTGC is drawn from Desulfovibrio mangrovi and contains these coding sequences:
- a CDS encoding GNAT family N-acetyltransferase, producing MSALMQSGGPPSRRLKQAYLASLEETQELLLEELGRGGQVWTMGDWAYAVVSGGTLVEFYVSDERQQDAGLFFRRVIEAGGVTEVLCKSFNALLLQTLGSAVARAETVGLLFRRIADAAFVSMRNHAFRQGAAADVDAIFVFNDGFFAGCEEIARYVEAGRLYVLESPEGMLGCGIVTPVLPDSLCMDIGMVVAPVHRRKGYGTHIVSYLKAMLLEQGYRPQCGCDAANTASARTLARAGFVCEHSLLRIAL